One stretch of Pandoraea oxalativorans DNA includes these proteins:
- a CDS encoding PadR family transcriptional regulator: protein MPLAHALMTSLLEKSSSGYDLARRFDKSIGFFWHATHQQIYRELARMETAGWIVSTAAPDGGRTRKRVYRVLDGGRDELLAWAATPTEPSDLRDDLMVRLRADAAIGSLRLQPELARRAALHAQKLAAYQAIEARDFPADAPVTRETALQRHILRLGVHYEQGWLDWTREALALLVQWDGPATVAPEEA from the coding sequence ATGCCGCTCGCCCATGCCCTGATGACCTCCCTGCTGGAGAAATCCTCCTCGGGGTACGATCTCGCCCGCCGCTTCGACAAGTCCATCGGCTTCTTCTGGCACGCCACGCATCAGCAGATCTATCGCGAACTGGCGCGCATGGAGACCGCCGGGTGGATCGTCTCGACGGCCGCCCCGGACGGGGGACGCACACGCAAACGCGTCTACAGGGTGCTCGACGGCGGCCGCGACGAACTCCTGGCCTGGGCTGCCACGCCGACCGAGCCGTCCGACTTGCGCGACGACCTCATGGTCCGGTTGCGCGCCGACGCCGCCATCGGCTCCCTGCGGCTTCAGCCCGAACTGGCGCGGCGCGCAGCGCTTCACGCGCAGAAACTGGCGGCCTATCAGGCCATCGAAGCACGCGACTTCCCGGCAGACGCGCCGGTGACACGCGAAACCGCGTTGCAACGTCACATCCTGCGACTTGGCGTGCATTACGAACAAGGATGGCTGGACTGGACACGCGAGGCACTGGCCCTGCTGGTGCAATGGGACGGGCCCGCGACCGTTGCGCCTGAGGAAGCCTGA
- a CDS encoding NADPH-dependent 2,4-dienoyl-CoA reductase, translating to MSATTGYPHLMQPLDLGFTTLRNRVLMGSMHVGLEEARNGFARMAEFYAERARGGVALMVTGGIAPNEAGRPYAGGAKLSTEEEADKHRVVTDAVHAAGGKIAMQILHFGRYAYHPDLVAPSALQAPITPAKPRELTRDEVEATIDYFVHCATLAQRAGYDGVEIMGSEGYLINEFIAACTNHRTDEWGGSYENRMRFPVEIVRRVRERVGREFIIIYRLSMLDLVEGGSTFDEVVRLARAIEAAGATLINTGIGWHEARIPTIATSVPRAAFAWVTGKLKGHVGIPLITTNRINMPDVAERILADGEADMVSMARPLLADPEFVNKAAADRAETINTCIGCNQACLDHTFSGKITSCLVNPRACHETELRIEPAGRRRRVAVVGAGPAGLAAATVAARRGHDVTLIEADAEIGGQFNMAKRIPGKEEFFETLRYFRHELDASGVNVRLNTRATVDSLRSGGYDDVVLATGVLPRTPDIEGVDHPKVLRYIDVLRGGAKVGRTVAVLGAGGIGFDVAEFLTQAGESATLVPEKFYAEWGIDPSYAHAGGLRPPVPGTSPRKVFLMQRKTSKVGDGLGKTTGWIHRTSLKHRGVEMIPGVTYRRIDDEGLHVTIDDAPHVLPVDNVVLCTGQEPLRELAEGLQAAGMRVHVIGGADVAAELDAKRAIKQGTELAVDL from the coding sequence ATGAGCGCGACAACCGGCTATCCCCACCTGATGCAGCCCCTGGATCTGGGCTTTACGACGTTGCGCAACCGCGTGCTGATGGGTTCGATGCACGTTGGACTGGAAGAGGCACGTAACGGCTTCGCCCGGATGGCCGAGTTCTACGCCGAGCGCGCCCGTGGCGGCGTGGCGCTGATGGTGACGGGCGGTATCGCACCCAACGAGGCCGGGCGTCCGTATGCGGGGGGCGCCAAGCTCAGCACCGAAGAGGAAGCGGACAAGCATCGTGTCGTGACCGACGCCGTTCATGCCGCCGGCGGCAAGATCGCCATGCAGATCCTGCACTTCGGTCGATACGCCTATCATCCCGATCTCGTCGCCCCGAGCGCCTTGCAGGCCCCCATTACACCGGCCAAACCTCGCGAGCTCACGCGCGACGAGGTCGAGGCGACCATCGACTACTTCGTGCACTGTGCGACACTCGCGCAGCGCGCGGGGTACGACGGCGTCGAAATCATGGGATCCGAGGGGTATCTGATCAACGAGTTCATTGCCGCGTGCACCAACCATCGCACCGACGAATGGGGCGGCAGTTACGAGAACCGCATGCGCTTCCCGGTGGAAATCGTTCGCCGGGTACGTGAGCGCGTCGGGCGCGAATTCATCATCATCTACCGTCTGTCGATGCTCGATCTGGTCGAGGGCGGCTCCACGTTCGACGAAGTCGTCCGGCTCGCCCGCGCGATCGAGGCGGCCGGTGCAACGCTAATCAATACGGGCATCGGCTGGCACGAAGCCCGTATTCCGACGATTGCCACGAGCGTGCCGCGCGCCGCTTTCGCATGGGTGACGGGCAAGCTCAAGGGCCACGTGGGCATTCCGCTCATCACGACCAACCGCATCAATATGCCGGATGTGGCCGAGCGGATTCTGGCGGACGGCGAGGCCGACATGGTCTCGATGGCGCGCCCGCTGCTGGCCGATCCCGAATTCGTGAACAAGGCGGCCGCAGACCGTGCGGAGACGATCAACACGTGCATCGGCTGCAATCAGGCATGTCTCGACCACACTTTCAGCGGGAAGATCACCTCGTGTCTGGTCAACCCGCGTGCGTGTCACGAGACGGAGTTGCGCATCGAGCCGGCCGGGCGACGTCGCCGCGTGGCGGTCGTCGGTGCGGGGCCTGCAGGATTGGCGGCGGCCACCGTGGCCGCGAGACGCGGACACGACGTCACGCTCATCGAAGCCGATGCCGAGATCGGCGGCCAGTTCAATATGGCCAAGCGCATTCCCGGCAAGGAAGAGTTCTTCGAGACGCTGCGTTACTTCCGACACGAGCTGGACGCCAGCGGCGTCAACGTTCGATTGAACACACGTGCGACGGTGGATTCCCTTCGCAGTGGCGGTTATGACGACGTGGTCCTCGCGACTGGCGTTCTGCCGCGTACGCCGGACATCGAAGGCGTGGACCATCCGAAAGTGCTGCGCTATATCGATGTGCTTCGCGGCGGTGCCAAGGTCGGCAGAACCGTTGCGGTGCTCGGTGCGGGCGGTATCGGTTTCGACGTGGCCGAATTCCTCACGCAGGCGGGCGAGAGCGCCACGCTGGTGCCTGAGAAGTTCTACGCCGAGTGGGGCATCGATCCGTCGTACGCCCATGCGGGTGGGCTGCGTCCTCCCGTTCCCGGGACCTCGCCCCGCAAAGTCTTCCTGATGCAGCGAAAGACCTCGAAGGTCGGCGACGGTCTGGGGAAAACCACCGGCTGGATTCACCGTACGTCGCTCAAACATCGCGGCGTGGAAATGATCCCGGGCGTGACCTATCGGCGTATCGACGACGAGGGGCTTCACGTCACCATTGACGACGCACCGCACGTGCTGCCCGTTGACAACGTAGTTTTGTGCACGGGCCAGGAACCGCTGCGGGAATTGGCGGAAGGGTTGCAGGCGGCGGGTATGCGTGTGCATGTCATTGGCGGGGCCGACGTGGCGGCGGAACTTGACGCGAAGCGCGCCATCAAGCAAGGCACGGAGCTGGCGGTCGACCTATAA
- a CDS encoding GGDEF domain-containing protein codes for MKRKLLSAISLTGRLRLQNLAIVCAVVVLCSGLLWVTWGTYRQASDAALALDALRATLLAMEKASAERGPANAVLGADLPLPASSVTALRNAREATNERLQELLSALSSDDCNQCASGLRAVERARLDLAAASANVDLLVQRPREMRSDAAVRDAVERMVRVIADFTPVASSRIDIVSRGAPDALHYVILARLAADLREYAGQLGSHFTAALTTRQTLTEADQRAIERTLGRIDQLRDMIVARVNEPPELGPDSLSALNAQFVATGLHYVATVRTLAAQPKPPVLTTAEFARRYVPTMRAITDLRDRMLRLAQRKVESQRARALRWLILTSLAETVLVFVIIVAMRNFRRTVVLPFESATRFVDDLAQGNLDATVPVDGVPMKRAQVRAVFDALRVLRLNAVELVQLRRERARLVGELEMSSDTDPLTRLMNWRAFERQAHALCAMRTPGHIALIKFDIDNFTQLNAAWGHSVGDDVLRRVGAVCLNTCQPGDVVARLGADAFVILARVLDESRARQFAELLRGRIEATTLALPNGKTLTLTASFGIAMTDPAAFDVTGTGTGAPASVSALLSQAERQLHAARQVKRHAAG; via the coding sequence ATGAAGCGCAAGTTACTTTCGGCCATTTCGCTCACGGGCCGTCTCCGGTTACAGAATCTCGCCATCGTCTGCGCCGTCGTCGTGCTTTGCAGCGGGCTGCTGTGGGTGACGTGGGGAACGTACCGGCAGGCCAGCGACGCAGCGCTTGCGCTCGACGCCTTGCGCGCGACGTTGCTTGCGATGGAGAAGGCGTCCGCCGAGCGCGGGCCGGCGAATGCCGTTCTGGGCGCGGATCTCCCGCTGCCCGCATCGTCTGTCACTGCCTTGCGCAACGCGCGCGAAGCGACCAATGAACGACTTCAGGAACTGCTCTCGGCGCTGTCTTCGGACGACTGCAACCAATGTGCAAGCGGTCTGCGCGCCGTCGAGCGCGCGCGGCTCGATCTCGCTGCGGCCAGTGCGAACGTCGATCTGCTGGTGCAGCGTCCGCGCGAAATGCGCAGCGACGCCGCCGTGCGCGATGCCGTCGAGCGCATGGTTCGCGTCATCGCCGACTTCACGCCCGTGGCGTCGTCGCGCATCGATATCGTGTCGCGCGGCGCACCGGACGCACTGCATTACGTCATCCTTGCGCGTCTTGCGGCCGATCTCCGGGAGTACGCCGGACAACTCGGATCGCACTTCACCGCCGCACTCACCACCCGACAGACCCTGACCGAAGCCGATCAACGCGCCATCGAGCGCACGCTCGGCCGTATCGATCAGTTGCGCGACATGATCGTTGCACGCGTCAACGAACCGCCGGAACTGGGGCCCGACTCGCTGAGCGCGCTGAACGCCCAATTCGTCGCGACGGGGCTGCATTACGTGGCGACGGTCCGCACGCTGGCCGCGCAGCCCAAGCCGCCCGTGCTCACAACGGCGGAGTTCGCCCGCCGGTACGTGCCGACGATGCGCGCCATCACGGACCTGCGCGACCGCATGCTGCGGCTTGCGCAACGCAAGGTCGAGTCGCAACGCGCCCGGGCGCTGCGCTGGCTGATCCTGACGTCGTTGGCGGAAACGGTACTGGTGTTCGTCATCATCGTGGCGATGCGCAACTTCCGGCGCACCGTGGTGCTGCCGTTTGAGTCGGCAACTCGCTTCGTCGACGATCTCGCACAGGGTAATCTCGATGCAACGGTGCCGGTCGACGGTGTGCCGATGAAGCGCGCACAGGTGCGCGCCGTGTTCGACGCGTTGCGTGTGCTGCGGCTGAACGCCGTCGAACTGGTGCAATTGCGCCGCGAGCGCGCGCGACTCGTTGGCGAACTGGAGATGAGTTCGGATACCGATCCGCTCACACGCCTGATGAACTGGCGCGCCTTCGAGCGTCAGGCGCATGCGCTGTGTGCGATGCGTACGCCTGGCCACATTGCACTGATCAAGTTCGATATCGACAACTTCACGCAACTCAATGCCGCGTGGGGCCACAGCGTGGGCGACGACGTGTTGCGCCGTGTAGGTGCCGTCTGTCTGAATACGTGCCAACCGGGGGACGTCGTGGCGCGGCTGGGCGCTGATGCGTTCGTGATTCTGGCACGCGTGCTCGACGAATCGCGCGCCCGGCAGTTCGCGGAATTGCTGCGCGGACGCATCGAAGCCACGACGCTCGCCTTGCCGAACGGGAAGACGCTGACGCTGACCGCCAGTTTCGGCATTGCGATGACAGATCCCGCCGCCTTCGACGTCACCGGCACGGGCACCGGTGCACCGGCGAGCGTGTCGGCTTTGCTGAGTCAGGCGGAACGCCAGTTACACGCGGCACGTCAGGTAAAGCGGCACGCGGCGGGGTAA
- a CDS encoding CoA transferase: MRHAVDGGKHAATALTLSGAGALPCTFPYTDFATASIATATLAVAGLTTGAAGDYGLSPHTAAPQVSVDRRLASFWFQTSLRAQGWSSAPMWDPIAGDYRTADGWIRLHTNAPHHRAAALAVLGVEADRDAVARIVSTWQADALEAAVVTQGGCAGAMRSLAQWRAHPQGMAVANEPLLHWETFDAGCAGNTRRSTWQPMRERPLSGIRVLDLTRILAGPTATRFLAGFGAQVLRIDPPGWDEPGTVPEVVLGKRCARLDLKQADGREALERLLRDADIVVHGYRPDALERLGLGAARRRELNPTLIDVSLDAYGWQVPWSARRGFDSLLQMSAGIADAGMHAAGAERPVPLPGQGIDYATGYLMAAAAVHALALRQTQGVGSSVKASLARTASLLVRHRTAENAPPPLAAETAGDLSPRVEDTSWGPVRRVATPMSVAGTPVDWALPALALGMATPQWP, encoded by the coding sequence ATGCGCCATGCCGTCGACGGCGGCAAGCATGCGGCGACCGCTCTGACGCTCAGTGGCGCCGGTGCATTGCCTTGCACATTTCCGTACACCGATTTCGCGACCGCCTCGATCGCTACGGCGACACTCGCCGTCGCCGGTCTGACGACAGGCGCTGCGGGCGACTACGGCCTGAGCCCACACACCGCGGCACCGCAAGTCAGTGTCGACCGGCGACTCGCGTCGTTCTGGTTTCAGACGTCGTTGCGCGCACAGGGCTGGTCGTCAGCGCCTATGTGGGATCCGATTGCGGGCGACTATCGGACGGCCGACGGTTGGATTCGACTGCATACCAACGCCCCGCATCATCGTGCGGCCGCACTCGCGGTACTGGGTGTGGAAGCCGACAGAGACGCCGTCGCCCGGATCGTCTCGACGTGGCAGGCCGACGCGCTCGAAGCGGCCGTCGTGACGCAAGGCGGTTGCGCTGGCGCCATGCGTTCGCTCGCACAATGGCGTGCGCACCCACAAGGGATGGCCGTCGCCAACGAACCCTTGCTGCATTGGGAGACGTTCGACGCCGGATGCGCTGGCAACACGCGACGCAGCACGTGGCAGCCGATGCGCGAACGGCCGCTGAGCGGCATTCGCGTGCTGGATCTGACTCGCATCCTCGCAGGGCCGACGGCCACACGTTTCCTTGCGGGCTTCGGCGCACAGGTATTGCGCATCGACCCGCCCGGCTGGGACGAACCCGGCACGGTGCCGGAAGTCGTGCTCGGCAAACGCTGTGCACGGCTCGATCTAAAGCAAGCCGATGGGCGCGAAGCCCTTGAGCGATTGCTGCGTGACGCAGACATCGTCGTTCACGGCTATCGTCCCGACGCATTGGAACGGCTCGGACTGGGCGCCGCGCGCCGCCGCGAACTCAACCCGACGTTGATCGACGTTTCGCTCGACGCCTATGGCTGGCAAGTGCCGTGGTCCGCGCGACGCGGCTTCGACAGTCTGCTGCAGATGAGCGCAGGCATTGCCGACGCGGGGATGCATGCTGCCGGTGCCGAACGTCCGGTGCCGTTGCCCGGGCAAGGCATCGATTACGCAACCGGCTACCTGATGGCGGCGGCGGCCGTGCATGCGTTGGCGCTTCGTCAGACACAGGGGGTTGGAAGTTCGGTGAAGGCGTCGCTGGCCAGAACGGCCAGCTTGCTTGTGAGGCACCGTACGGCGGAGAACGCGCCACCACCGTTGGCCGCCGAGACGGCAGGCGATTTGTCGCCTCGCGTCGAGGACACGTCGTGGGGGCCGGTCCGACGCGTCGCCACGCCGATGTCGGTGGCGGGTACGCCCGTCGACTGGGCATTACCTGCGCTGGCCCTGGGAATGGCAACGCCGCAGTGGCCGTAA
- a CDS encoding citrate synthase family protein, whose translation MQYFTAKQAAEHLGVSLQTLYAYVSRGLLHAEPGKTHRDRRYRASDVERLATQRTRGRKPKEVVKAALDWGMPVLESSITLIEDGRCYYRGRDALEMAQTASVEAAAAWLWQCDEASAFGDDATASFKRLVADWPVMLLERYRERRAEDALLPAFTVASDDASTAIWQRDPVRVAQGSAELLRTMTACLLGTLPSHAPIHEQCAAAWGVKDAEGADLIRMALVLCADHELNASSFTARCVASTGASLRAAIVAGLSALTGGRHGGTTARNEAMWDEVGEIDTAARMRERLARGEKLPGFGHHLYPAGDVRASAMLARVLPAHPAWQTMLDAADALIGQRPSLDFALVAVRRHLGLPVGAAFGLFALGRTLGWIAHAREQRESTQLIRPRAAYVGARPAPSLAEGA comes from the coding sequence ATGCAATACTTCACTGCGAAACAAGCGGCCGAGCATCTCGGCGTGTCGCTCCAGACCCTCTATGCATACGTCAGTCGTGGCCTGCTACATGCCGAGCCGGGCAAGACGCATCGTGACCGTCGCTATCGGGCGTCGGATGTGGAACGTCTGGCGACGCAACGCACGCGCGGACGCAAACCGAAGGAGGTGGTCAAAGCCGCGCTCGACTGGGGCATGCCGGTGCTGGAGTCGTCCATCACGTTGATCGAAGACGGGCGATGCTATTACCGCGGCCGCGATGCGTTGGAGATGGCGCAGACGGCTAGTGTCGAAGCCGCCGCGGCGTGGCTGTGGCAATGCGATGAGGCGTCGGCATTTGGGGACGATGCCACCGCCTCATTCAAGCGCCTCGTCGCCGACTGGCCCGTGATGCTGCTTGAGCGGTATCGCGAGCGCCGTGCCGAAGACGCACTGCTGCCTGCATTCACCGTTGCAAGCGACGACGCGTCCACCGCGATCTGGCAACGCGATCCCGTGCGCGTTGCGCAGGGCAGCGCCGAGTTGCTGCGTACGATGACGGCCTGCTTGTTGGGCACATTACCCAGCCACGCACCGATCCACGAACAGTGCGCAGCCGCCTGGGGTGTGAAAGATGCTGAGGGCGCCGACCTCATCCGTATGGCGCTGGTGCTGTGCGCGGACCATGAGTTGAACGCATCGAGTTTCACCGCTCGCTGCGTGGCATCGACCGGCGCGAGCTTGCGCGCGGCGATCGTCGCGGGCCTGTCTGCGTTGACCGGTGGCCGTCACGGTGGCACCACCGCCCGCAATGAAGCGATGTGGGATGAAGTCGGTGAGATCGATACCGCTGCGCGTATGCGCGAGCGGCTCGCGCGGGGAGAGAAGTTGCCCGGCTTCGGCCATCATCTCTATCCGGCGGGGGACGTGCGGGCGAGTGCGATGCTCGCGCGGGTGTTGCCTGCGCATCCCGCGTGGCAAACGATGCTCGACGCGGCGGACGCGCTGATCGGTCAACGCCCGTCGCTCGATTTCGCCCTCGTGGCGGTGCGCCGACACTTGGGATTACCGGTCGGGGCCGCGTTCGGTCTCTTCGCCCTCGGACGCACCCTCGGCTGGATCGCGCACGCCAGAGAGCAGCGCGAGAGTACGCAACTGATTCGGCCGCGTGCCGCCTATGTCGGCGCGAGGCCCGCCCCGTCGCTCGCCGAGGGGGCCTAA
- a CDS encoding PepSY-associated TM helix domain-containing protein, producing the protein MQTSHPPYSPTPHARDAQSTTAAGQYRTLWRWHFYAGLFVMPWLMVLAITGTIYVFQPQIEAWLYHDRLIVASSTEPRLAEQALMERAAAALPAGAKVSSVEVNRDPTRSAEFIFRLPDGARESVYLNPYTGAVLGTLSVEHRLMAQARALHRSLMLGKPGEWLMELAGCWTLVMLVTGLALWWPRAGATWANALRPRLQLRGRALLRNVHGVAGLWLAAGGLAFVLSGLPWSGSWGAQFKVLTSKIGMGSPPGVWGEAPVRSQVPVKPMKMDDLPVAQIPWAVGNTQVPQSTPPARADGMAGMSEMAGMTTMPRMNPAAHDAKEAADEHATHNGHSAAGDAGLSPAALGAEGALSVDDVMAIASRLGVRSGYSLVVPKRPDGVYTVSYFPADPKAERTIHIDQYSGRVLRDIDYNAYGAIAQAVSYGTALHMGRYFGAANQWLCAAISMGLFAMATTGAIMWWMRRPARTLGAPSRPQTRPPMRGWTVGMVALGCVFPLMGATMALVWAGDRAVFGRRSGA; encoded by the coding sequence ATGCAGACCTCTCATCCGCCCTACTCCCCGACGCCTCACGCCCGTGACGCGCAATCGACGACCGCCGCCGGTCAATACCGCACCCTCTGGCGCTGGCACTTCTATGCCGGTCTCTTCGTGATGCCCTGGCTCATGGTGCTCGCCATTACCGGCACGATTTACGTCTTTCAGCCGCAGATCGAAGCATGGCTCTATCACGACCGGCTGATCGTCGCGTCGTCTACCGAACCGCGTCTGGCCGAGCAGGCGCTGATGGAACGCGCGGCGGCGGCGCTGCCCGCAGGCGCGAAGGTCAGCTCCGTCGAAGTCAATCGCGATCCGACGCGCAGCGCGGAATTCATCTTCCGTTTGCCCGATGGAGCGCGTGAGAGCGTCTATCTGAATCCGTACACCGGCGCAGTGCTCGGCACGCTCAGCGTCGAACACCGGCTGATGGCGCAGGCGCGTGCGTTGCATCGCTCACTCATGCTGGGCAAGCCCGGCGAATGGCTCATGGAGCTGGCCGGGTGCTGGACACTCGTCATGCTCGTGACCGGTCTCGCGCTCTGGTGGCCGCGTGCGGGCGCAACGTGGGCGAACGCATTGCGTCCGCGTTTGCAGCTGCGCGGACGTGCGCTGCTGCGCAATGTGCACGGCGTCGCGGGGTTGTGGCTCGCCGCCGGTGGACTCGCGTTCGTGCTCTCCGGGCTGCCGTGGTCCGGCTCGTGGGGGGCACAGTTCAAGGTGCTGACGTCGAAGATCGGCATGGGCTCGCCACCCGGCGTATGGGGCGAAGCACCCGTGCGTTCGCAGGTGCCGGTCAAGCCCATGAAAATGGACGACCTGCCTGTCGCTCAGATTCCATGGGCGGTGGGGAACACGCAGGTCCCGCAGTCCACGCCACCTGCACGTGCCGATGGAATGGCCGGAATGTCGGAGATGGCCGGGATGACGACCATGCCCCGCATGAACCCTGCCGCGCATGACGCCAAGGAAGCGGCCGACGAGCATGCTACCCACAATGGGCACAGCGCCGCGGGTGACGCAGGCCTGTCGCCCGCTGCGTTGGGCGCAGAAGGTGCGCTGTCCGTCGACGACGTGATGGCCATTGCCTCGCGTCTGGGTGTGCGAAGCGGCTATAGCCTCGTCGTACCGAAGCGCCCGGATGGCGTCTATACCGTGTCGTACTTCCCTGCCGATCCAAAGGCCGAGCGCACGATTCACATCGATCAGTACAGCGGTCGCGTGCTTCGCGACATCGATTACAACGCTTACGGAGCCATCGCACAGGCGGTCTCGTACGGCACCGCGCTGCACATGGGCCGGTACTTCGGCGCGGCCAATCAATGGTTGTGCGCAGCGATTTCGATGGGGCTGTTTGCCATGGCGACGACGGGCGCGATCATGTGGTGGATGCGCCGTCCGGCACGCACGCTCGGCGCGCCGTCGCGCCCGCAAACGCGTCCGCCGATGCGCGGATGGACCGTCGGCATGGTGGCGCTCGGCTGCGTTTTCCCGCTCATGGGCGCGACCATGGCGCTCGTCTGGGCCGGTGACCGGGCAGTGTTCGGGCGACGTTCGGGCGCTTAG
- a CDS encoding DUF2946 domain-containing protein has product MSSSSRKRLTAWLGLAAMWLAICMPIVSQGLAAHRAGQARVLDAAFCTIDGAAHTSAAMLVAATTHGHDDATHGAGMSHAAHENQGDLCGYCSLLANHPPLVMPALAGAISFAWVARAGPFADAVPSNIPFAYTPPARAPPAVS; this is encoded by the coding sequence ATGTCATCGTCTTCCCGCAAACGTCTCACTGCATGGCTCGGCCTCGCCGCCATGTGGCTGGCGATTTGCATGCCGATCGTCAGTCAGGGACTCGCGGCGCATCGCGCCGGACAGGCGCGGGTGCTGGACGCAGCGTTCTGTACCATCGACGGCGCCGCGCACACGTCGGCCGCTATGCTAGTGGCGGCCACGACTCACGGGCACGACGATGCGACGCACGGTGCAGGCATGTCACATGCCGCGCATGAGAATCAGGGCGACCTTTGCGGCTACTGTTCGCTGCTCGCCAATCATCCGCCGCTCGTCATGCCCGCGCTCGCCGGAGCGATCTCGTTCGCATGGGTGGCGCGCGCCGGACCGTTCGCGGATGCCGTCCCGTCCAACATCCCATTCGCTTACACGCCGCCTGCGCGTGCCCCGCCTGCCGTTTCCTGA
- a CDS encoding alpha/beta fold hydrolase, whose amino-acid sequence MSDPVNLRRRRLLGTTLAGVTLAELGLSQLANAASSAAASGSVGAHTSFDVIRQIDAGDLDVGYAEAGPKNGKVVILLHGWPYDIYSYVDVAPLLAAAGYRVIVPYLRGYGTTRLLSASAPRNGQQAVVAADVIALMDALKIDQAILGGYDWGARTANIVAALWPERVKAMVSVSGYLIGSQAGNAVPLPPQAELQWWYQFYFATERGAKGYAANTDAFNKLIWQLASPKWQFDDATYARSAAAFHNPDHVDIVIHNYRWRLGLAQGEARFDALEKRLATAPAITVPTITMEGDANGAPHPAPAAYAKKFTGKYQHRDIGGGIGHNLPQEAPKAFADAILEVVSL is encoded by the coding sequence ATGTCGGATCCGGTCAATCTTCGCCGTCGTCGTCTTCTTGGCACCACGCTCGCAGGCGTCACGCTCGCCGAACTCGGGCTGTCGCAACTGGCTAACGCGGCGTCGTCCGCCGCTGCGTCGGGTTCGGTCGGTGCGCACACGTCGTTCGACGTCATCCGTCAGATCGATGCGGGCGACCTGGACGTCGGTTACGCCGAAGCCGGACCGAAGAACGGCAAGGTCGTCATCCTGCTGCACGGCTGGCCGTACGACATCTACAGCTACGTGGACGTTGCGCCGTTGCTGGCCGCCGCCGGTTACCGCGTGATCGTGCCGTACCTGCGCGGTTATGGCACGACGCGTCTGCTCTCGGCCAGCGCCCCGCGTAACGGTCAGCAAGCCGTGGTGGCGGCCGACGTCATCGCGCTGATGGACGCGCTGAAGATCGATCAGGCCATTCTCGGCGGTTACGACTGGGGGGCGCGTACGGCGAACATCGTCGCGGCCCTCTGGCCCGAACGCGTGAAGGCGATGGTCTCCGTGAGCGGCTATCTGATCGGCAGCCAGGCGGGCAACGCGGTGCCGCTGCCGCCGCAAGCCGAGTTGCAATGGTGGTATCAGTTCTACTTCGCCACCGAGCGCGGCGCGAAGGGCTACGCCGCCAACACGGACGCGTTCAACAAGCTGATCTGGCAACTGGCGTCGCCGAAGTGGCAGTTCGACGACGCGACGTACGCGCGCTCGGCCGCTGCGTTCCACAACCCCGATCACGTGGACATCGTGATTCACAACTACCGCTGGCGTCTGGGTCTCGCACAAGGCGAGGCGCGATTCGATGCACTGGAGAAACGTCTGGCGACGGCCCCGGCGATCACCGTACCCACGATCACGATGGAAGGCGATGCCAACGGCGCGCCGCACCCGGCCCCGGCCGCTTACGCGAAGAAGTTCACCGGCAAGTATCAGCACCGCGACATCGGCGGCGGGATCGGTCACAACTTGCCGCAGGAAGCCCCGAAGGCGTTCGCCGACGCGATTCTGGAAGTCGTCTCGCTGTAA